A genome region from Camelina sativa cultivar DH55 chromosome 10, Cs, whole genome shotgun sequence includes the following:
- the LOC104720281 gene encoding glutathione S-transferase T3-like yields the protein MNSQKDNNGSDYPILPNTSSSQSIHFNSTSSFQPIHFNSTFSSQPIHFSPEFPSQPLNLHPENESEDCVELTADENEEDGERGIRKRWSAEEDINLISAWLNTRKDPIVSNEQRLQSFWKRVAGYYKANDGSSGSIARGPSQCKAKWNKINHQVNKFVGCYAQVSSRRKSGESEDDVLSMAHELFKNDIDKPFLLGHCWRELKHDQKWITEECSHKRTKLAEEGLPEASNDGADMRPPGVKAAKKRGKKPAVSPTVEDGSQERVRDCVSPALPDRFAHSCTE from the coding sequence ATGAATTCTCAAAAAGACAACAACGGTTCAGATTATCCGATTCTACCAAAtacatcttcttctcaatctaTACACTTTAACTCTACATCCTCTTTTCAACCCATACACTTTAACTCTACCTTCTCTTCTCAGCCTATACACTTTAGTCCTGAATTCCCTTCTCAGCCACTAAACCTTCACCCAGAGAATGAATCTGAAGACTGTGTAGAGTTAACTGCtgatgagaatgaagaagacgGAGAAAGAGGAATTAGAAAGCGGTGGAGTGCAGAGGAGGATATCAACCTCATAAGCGCTTGGTTAAACACAAGAAAGGATCCGATTGTAAGTAATGAGCAGCGGCTTCAAAGTTTCTGGAAGAGGGTTGCTGGCTACTACAAAGCAAACGATGGCTCATCTGGTTCAATAGCAAGAGGGCCTTCACAATGTAAGGCTAAGTGGAACAAGATAAACCACCAAGTCAATAAGTTTGTGGGGTGTTACGCACAAGTTAGTTCAAGGAGAAAGAgtggagaatcagaagatgatgtaTTGAGCATGGCGCATGAGCTTTTCAAGAATGACATAGACAAGCCATTTTTACTAGGACATTGCTGGAGGGAATTGAAgcatgatcagaaatggatcaCAGAGGAGTGTAGCCATAAGCGGACTAAACTCGCTGAAGAAGGGTTGCCAGAAGCGAGCAATGATGGAGCTGATATGAGGCCTCCGGGGGTTAAAGCTGCCAAGAAAAGAGGCAAGAAACCGGCTGTTAGTCCAACTGTGGAAGATGGTTCT